gcgtgcgcgtggaAGAAATATGATGAGAGCTCCACTTTCCCCTCAGGCAGGCTAGGTGAAATATGAACTGTTGCTTACATCTATCCGCTCTTCTCAGATCGACTACAGCAGTGCAACGAAGGGCGATTTTTGGTTCATTTGAATTTCAATCGTCAGATAACGTCAAGCACGTTGGCACGAGCGTGCACAGCTGCGTCTTGAGGGCTGCAGTGTGTGGCGCTGCTTTTCTTGTCGTCCCGATCCTCAGTGTGACCTGTGAATGTCAAGTGATTGGCCGGTTTGACTCGGTCAAGTGAAAAGAAGAGCCTGTATGAACGGGTTGTGAGCTACACATACCTCTTCTAACATCTCAAACAAGACAAGTGAAACATAACAGTACAGTTTATTTGAAGTGGGGGTAAAAAATGGACTATCAATCTTTTAAATTTGGCTCAACCACAAAGAGCTTACCAGTATATTGAAATTCGGTCGTTTTAAACACTGAATTAATTCTGTCTCTCGAGAAAAAAAACGAAACAAGGCTCTCCCATAGAGTTAGAGGGCTCGTCTTTTGTATTTGTCCTATTATGGCGTCTGTGAGAGCACGGGCAGTgccatagagccccacagtggcgGTGTCATgatacacaagcatttcgctacgcccgcagtaacatctgctaaatatgtgtatgtgaccaatacaattaaatttgatttgatacccataaaacctagcggtcaaacgggtaaatggttccaatcgtttttccaacATTCATTTTTCCAATAGGGGcgttttagaaacacttaaaataagggctctgtcaccttgtctgagagaggGTAAGCCTACACGGAACACCGCCCTTaattgaagtgtttctaaaatcccctataggaaaaatgaatggtggaaaaacgttTGGAACcgtttccctgtttgaccactaaactttatgggtattatgactcatactgtggtactctgttGAGACCATCTCCATTTagaagtagtacattttcttcttcttttggGTTCTAGCTAATATTGGTGACTTACCGCCACCTGCAGTGCTAGAGATCTGAACCATATCTTGTCATTAATTTACTGTGGCCACTAGATGGCGGTGATGTAGCTTAAAGCCATTAACAAACCATGCAACCAAATTTTATGAAGACAATGCTCTTATCATTGGCTGATCGCTCCCAACCATAGGAACCCCCACCTAGTTGAGTACTTTAAAATAGTGGGAGCCCTCAGTGGCAGCGTCCATGCAAAAAACAGTTACATTCGTGATGAGTCCTAACTATCTCTATGGGCTCTCCATCTTACCTTAGTTTTttccccttcccttctccctctgcTCAGTCGTTGCCCGACCAGCAGCACTGCTACTTCCTGAATGGCGACGCCCCGGTGCAGGACGGGCACTCGCTGCAGGGGACGCTGGTGTCCAAGATCCCCTTCCGCCACCCAGCCCAGGTGCCCGCCCTACTGGATGTTATCAGGCACCAGGCGGCCGCCAACACGCTGATTGGCAGCTGCGTCAAGCGCACCTTCATCAAGGATGGTGcgtagtggtggtggttgttgaCCAACTGGAACAGGGAGGGGCCTgcacttgtccaataagaactgCTAACTAATGAACACAACTGGTCCTGGCTATCTGCAGTGTACAGGGCTGTTCCATCTCAACCCAAAATACAAAATCATTTTCATATTGTTACTTTAGTCAGCATAATACAGTACATGCCCAACGCATTGTTTGAGCTGTCCTTACTGATGCTGATCAAAACAAATGGAAGCATTCAACCCACAAAAACCGAAATTGTAGTTGACATGAGATGGAATCTTGCGCTATTGAGTGATGTAATATCCTGTTGTGTCATCCCGCTCTAGACACTCCAGGACTGCTACAGTTTGAGGTGTGTCCTCTGACCGACTCCAGCTTCAGCGTCTCCTTCCAGCACCCTGTTAACGAGTCCCTAGTCTGTGGTGAGGACATACACTGACATTACCATGGAATTAAATAGAACATAATTGAATGTATCCCTATGGACATTACTGCTGTTTCAGTCCGCCAGTCCTCTAACCGGCCCTGTGACTTTCACAACAGAATTGACTTTAGATCTACTCCGGCCCTGTTGGTCTGACATTTTCACTCACTCTTGACTACGGAAGAAAATGAATGTGCTTCTTTGCGAACTCCAGCTCTTTTACATTGATAACATTTGCACTGTCCTTGTCaaataaactctctctctctctctctctctctcgaacttCTCCGtctgtctcctctcactctccgtctgtctctcctctccaccacctccttctctctccctcttgcagTGGTTATGGAGGTGATTGACTCCAGGCAGGTGTCCTGTAAGCTGTACAAAGGCCTATCCGATGCCTTGATCTGCACTGATGATTTTATCACCAAAGTGGTCCAGAGGTGAGCGGCCATTTTCTCTGTTTCAAGTGTCCTTCACGCAATCTGTTTTATGTTCTAGTAGATGCTTCTCAGCCCTTCTTGTTGTTAGCCCACTGCAAAGAAACCAACCCAAATGGTTTCATTCAATATGCTTTATTcaacaaaatacaataatttTGAGGCCATGTGACCTTCAGTAGAAAATAATTGGATGTTAAAATAAGTAAACGTCAGATAAATGACAatgaaattttttttttttttatgtccgCCCTATCCCCATTCGGATCCCTTTCCTCAGGTGCATGTCCATCCCTGTCACCATGCGGGCCATCCGGCGGAAAGCGGAGACCATCCAGGCAGACACACCAGCCCTCTCCCTGATTGCCGAGACGGTGGAGATCATGGTGAAAAAGAACTTACCCCCTGCTGGAAGCCCCGGGTACGGCATGGGCACAGGGGTTGACCCCACCAACCCCATGGGGCTCCCGGGTGTCGGTGGAGGCAACACTCCCACCGGGAACAGCGGGGGAGGTAACTTTGCCGGCCCAATCACATCTCTGTTCGGGATAAGTCGCAGCCAAAGCCAGGGGGGAGAGTGTACACCCCAGGGTGGGGCGGCTggacagcaacagcagcagcaggggGGTCAATCAGGGGACGACTTCAGCAAAGTGACCCAGAATCCCATTCTGACCAGCTTGCTGCAGATCACGGGCGCTGTGGGCACTAGCCCCACTCCCCAGAACAGCTCTTCTGGATCGCAACCCCACCAGACTCCGCCTCCCACCTCCTCCCCTGCCACCAACACCAAAAACCACCCCATGTTAATGAACCTGCTGAAAGACAACCCCGCCCAGGACTTTGCTGCCCTCTATGGCTCGAGTCCCCTAGAGAGGCAAAACTCTTCCTCTGGGTCGCCACGCACTGATGGCATGGGTGGCACCTGCCCCGGAGGTGGCACCAAGGGCAAGAAGAAGCGTCCCAGGGGGATGGAGAAGGGTGGGGTGCCGGGGGCAGGAGGAGGGGGGATGGGAGGGATGAACAAGCAGCAGTCGGGGTCCATGCAGCCtcaccaccaccagcaccagcCCACCGAGGATGACTTCCACCGCGAGCTCTTCTCCATGGACGTGGACGCCTCCCAGAATCCCATCTTCGACGTCAACCTGCCCGGCGATGGCTTGGACACGCCCCACAGCATCACCCCGGCGCCCAGTCAGTGCGGGACCCCGCCTTCCGGCGCCGGAGTGTCCTACCACTCGCAGTCACACGTCCAGTCCCAGCAACAGCAGCAACCGCCTCCGGGATCATCCTTGCCTCGCATGGTACGCCTATCGAGCTCCGACAGCATCGGCGCGGACATAAACGAGATCTTGTCGGACTTACCCGAGCAGACGGGTAAAGGCGGCAGCGGATCGCACGGGCAGCACCACCTGGGCAGCGGGGAGGACGGGGGCCCCTTGGGCACCCCGCACCGGGACTCGTCCAGCTCGGGACAGGGCAGTGCCGTGTTCGAGGCGGACATCTTCAACACCAACAGCAACGAGAACCCCTTCACGAACGCCGCCGACCTGATCGCCGAGGCGACCGCTACCACACCTACTAGCGACTCCTCGTCCACCAACTTCTTCCCCGACACGGTGGACTTCAACCCCGAGCTGCTGACCTCCAGCCACGGCTTCCCCCAGGCCTACTTCGACGACAGCTCACCCAGCGCCGATGGAGACCTAGACCTGGTCAAAGGCTTCGGTGGGAGCAGCCAGCAGAACACGCCGTCCGGCACCCCCCAGAACCCCACCCCGCACGGCCAGAGCACCCCCGACCCCTCCCTCAAGGACCCCTTCGACATATCAGGCATAGTGTTCGGGGGCAGCGGCGGAGGGGGCAAGCCACTGCTGGGTCAGGCCCTGGATCTAGGGGACTCGCACTCGTCCCACATGGGGGGAGGCCAGAGCCCTCTCATGATGGCCATGGGAGGGGGGAGCAGTGACTTCAAGAGCGGCGAGGCCAAAGCCAAACAGCAGCAGCAGGGACTTATGAGGACAAAGGATGACAATGGGGGCGGGAGTGGGCGCAGCTCAGGGATGGGGATGACCGGCAGCAGCTCCACTGAGGGGAAGCAGGTGAAGCGAAGCCGCACCCCCTCGAGCGAGGGCAAGTCCAAAGACAAGCCCCCCAAACGCAAAAAGCTCGAACCCGACGGGAAGTCCCCATCTCACAGCACAGGGGGGCGACCCTACACCCCACCCAGCGGAGGCTCGGGATCTGGAGGCAGCATTGGCGGAGGATCCAAGTCTCCCGGTAGCTCCGGGCGGTCGCAAACCCCACCAGGAGGTGCCACACCACCTATCCCTAAGATCACCATTCAGATTCCCAAAGGAACACTGTCTGGTGGGAAAACCTCGTCCCATGGCGGGTACACCTCAAGCAGTTCGGCTGGTGGTGGCACTGGGGGTGCAGGCAGCACTAGCGGAAGCAAGAGCCATCATTCCCACTCCTCGTCTTCCTCAGGCAAGATCAAGAGTAAGGAGGGCACCCTGGGCCAAGGCATCAGCTCCAAGCCTGGGAGCGTGGGAGGAGGTGTTGGAGGTGGACCCCCCCAGATGAAGAGCTCTTCTCAGGGAATGGGTGTGGGGAAGCCAGGCTCTTCTCCCATCACCAAACATGGACTCTCCGGGTCGGGAAGCAGTGGTGGCGGGGTTGGAAGTGGGAACAAGATGAAGCCGCAGGGGGGCAAGCCTCCCGGGTCCCTCATGAACCCCAACATCAAGCCCAACATTTCCCCCTCCCACTCTCGCCCCAGTGGCTCTGACAAGCTCTCTTCCACCATGAAGATGCAGCAGTCGCAAGTCCCAGGAACTCCGCCGTCCTCCAAGGCCAAGTCCCCCATGGGCTCAGGGGGCGGCGGCTTGGTAGGGTCCAAGTCGTCCTCCGGCGGTGGGATGGGCTCCCAGAAGCAGCTGGGCGGTGGTGGTTCCTCTTCCGGCTCCTcgtcttccacctcctcctccagctcctcttccTCTGGCTCCATGCCATTTTCCGGAGGCTCCCAGTCTCAGTATGGCTCTAGTGGAGGCGGAGGGGGTGGTTGTGGTGGCGGACAAGGGAACAATGCGAACAACCCCAACGCCAAAGGAAAGTCCCCCAGCCGCAACAAGAAGCCCTCGCTGACTGCCGTCATAGACAAGCTGAAGAGCGTCGGCGGGGGAGGGGGTCCTGAAGACGAGGGCGAACCGCCTGTTGGTGGCAGCGGTGGGACTGGTGGAGGCGGACCAGGGGGCGGGCCACCAAACCTCGGCCCCTCTAAGCACGGAATGTCCTCTCAAGGCGGGGAGTACCCGATCAAACGAGAAAAGTCTGAGAAAGAGGGCAAGTCCAAAGTGTCCGTGTCGGTGGGCTCCAGCGGGGACAAGAAGCTCATAGATCCCAAAACTGGAGGCGTGAGCAGCACGGGCGTGGCCAAGATCATTATCAGCAAGCCGGACGGCGGCTCACCCAGCATCAAGGCCAAGGTGACCCTGCAGAAGCCCGGAGAGGGCTTGGGGGAATCCATGCGCCCCCAGCTTTCCGGTCTCAAAGCCTCACCCCTGTTCAGCGGCTCCACGCCCAAGCACGACCGCTCTTCCCCCAGCCACAGCCGCTCGCCGGGCTACACGCCGCTCAACCACGACAGCGAGAGCGAGTCAGGCAGCAGCTCTGTGGCAGAGAAGTCCCACCAGAACAGCCCTAGCTCGGACGACGACCAGGCCATGAGGCCCGTGCCCCCGCAGGACTACATGAGCTCCATGCCGCTCAGCTCCGGGGAGAAGCACAAGAAGcacaagaaggagaagaagaagcagaaggaGAGGGAACGCGAGAGGGacaaagatagagagagggagaagaagaagtCGTCGTCTATGTCAACTGGGAACGTATCGCACGGTCCCATGAAGGCTGACAGCTGGTCACGGTCACCCATTTTGGCCTCGGATACGTCTCTCTCTATGATGGGCTCGGACCGTCCCTCCCGCCCCAGTCCTGTCTACATGCGGAATGAGGACGATGACCTCATGGACTCGGCCCTCACTGGCAACCTATAACCCTTTCAATAGACACACATTTGATTTGGATTTTAAAGGCCAGCCTGTAACTTTCATTTCCAATCAAAAGTCACGCCCCTGggggtttaaagagacagaccaATAATTtgaaggttgctggttcaaatcccgggCCAGGCAATGAAAAGTGGGAGATTAGCATTCAGATTGCTGTACAGATTCCAGGTGTACCATCTTCTGCCATTGTGCCCTTGTGCAAGCAAGGCCCTTTATCCAGAAATAGCACGAGTATTGCTAGTGGCAGCACTTTTGACATGAAATGAGAACTTACAGAATGTGCCTTTTCATAATCTGGACTGCAACTCTTCCCTTGGTGTCCATGCCATATTTGCAAAGACTGTCAGCACTCTAGCAGTAGGCCATTTATCAAGCAGATCTTTGAAACACGGTCTGAAGCTCTACCAGTgtacctgtttttttttttttgtgtcttTTTTTTAACGTATTAGTATATGTCCAAGAATGACAAATACAGCAGGATTCAACTTTGAAATCCAAGTGTGTTCTACAGCCATATTGTTACCTTGACCTAGACATGGAGATGCCAatttctactgtgatgtgggtgGAGGGTGGGGCATTTTggaattaaagggatagttcacccatcacctaatttgggtgaactatccctttaagaaagTCCACACGTACCCAACGAAACATGGTATCTGTTTCAGTCTGCACTGCAGAGCCTGTATGGTTTATTTGAGCTACGATGTTGGTTGTATTTTAAGTtagaatatattttagattcattATTTACTCTCGCAGCACCAAACATAGAAGATTGCAGCTCTGTTTTTGATTGggtacggggggggggggcggggggagtTTAAAAAGAGTTAAGACTGTAGAATTGCACCATGtttaaaaagaaaaaagaaaatgtaaaaaaatatatatattttaaatattttgttttacaAAGTATCATTTGGCAAGGGTTGTAACATCTTATTGTGTGTTTAAATGCCTTAAATGTGGATTCAGAAGATTGTGAATTTTAGATTTTGATACCTCTTTTAACATGTAATGGGCAGGTTAGTGTtgagctgtagaactttttttgCAGAGAAGTTTGGCAAGCTTAAAATAAATATTTCAATGCTGAATGATTTCTCTCCTCTGTGTACACCTTTTCATATTTGTTTCGAGTTAACTATTAGTCGACTAGCTCCAGGCGTAATATTTTATAGAATTGAGTTATCGATCCATAATCTTGTTTAATCACAAAAAACGCCTCTGTTCGATTACTGAGCAGTCAAAGTGCGGTTACTAGTAAGTTATATATAAGAACAAAGTGTTAATACAATGTAAGTAGTGCCATTACAGCGTTACTACACAGGTAACAGCATATTTTAGATACTTTCTTCTGAAATAATCATTGAAATTACGATTGAACTGTTTCCCAaatcccagactgtagctttaaggATTTCTAGAGGGCCCACCGGGGGGGGGGCACTGCAGTTGCATCATTCTCCTGCAGATGTCAGCAGCGAGTCATGCTGCAAAATCCTCATAACCATATAATAACCATGAAACAAATATTTCCCTGCAGGATGGAATTCCTGTGGTTATGATTAGAGGGTAAAAATAAATTCCATGACTTTATTCACTTTTCTATTAGCAAAAATACAAGGAGTTGAAAATATTGGGGACCAAGGCAATAATACAGATTCTAATGAGTGAACCAGAACATGTTTAGTGATTAGTATGCAAATAAATGGGATTGGTTGACCTTGTACTGAACACTACATACaacttatactgaacaaaaatataaacgcaacatgtaaagtgtgttggtcccatgtttcttgagctgaaataaaacatcccaggaATTTTCCTTAagcacaaaatgcttatttctctctaattttgtgtacaaatttgtttacaaccctgttagtgagcatttctcctttgccaagataatcaatccacctgacaagtgtggcatatcaagaatctgattaaacagcatgatcattacaaaggtgcaccttgtgctgtggacaataaaaggccactctaaaatgtgcagtttggtcacacaacacaatgccacagatgtctcaagttttgagggagcatggaattggcatgctaactacagaagtgtccaccagagctgttaccagagaatttaatgttaatttctctaccatgagatggtagtacgtccaaccggcctcaacagcagaccacgtgctaccacgccagcccaggacctccacatccggcttcttcacctgcaagaTGGTCTGAGATGGTCTGAGATGGTCAGctaatgaaactgtgggtttgcacaacagaataatttctgcacaaactgtcagaaatcgtctcagggaagctcatctgcgtgctcgttgtcctcaccagggtcttgacctgactgcagttcggtgttgTAACCGACTaaagtgggcaaatgctcacctttgatggccaatGACAcgctggagaaatgtgctcttcacggatgaatcccggtttcaactgtaccgggcagatggcagacagccagtatggtgttgtgtgggcaagtggtttgctgatgtcaacgttgtgaacagagtaccccatggTGGTGTTGGGATTATGGTATGTGCAGGCTtgagctacagacaacgaacacaactgcattttatcatTGGCAatatgaatgcacagagataccgtgacaagatcctgaggcccgttgtaATGCAATCAGTCGCATGTTTCAGCGTGATATGCACGGCACCATgtcgcaagaatctgtacacaattcctggaagctgaaaatgtcacagttcttccatggcctgcatactcaccaggcatgtcacccattgagcatgtttgggatgctctggatgtgtacgacagcgtgttccagttcccgccaatgtccagcaacttcgcacagccattgaagaggagtggaacaacattccacaggccacaatcaacagcctgatcaactctatgctcGCTGCatctggtggtcacaccagatactgaatggttttctgggattttgtttttttaaggtatctgtggttaacatatgcatatctgtattcccagtcatgtgaaagccatgtatttatttcaattgactgatttccttatgaactgtaactcagtaagatctttgaaattgttacatgttgcttttatatttttgttcagtacatattGTATCGCAGTATTCTGATGGAGCATGAAACCAGTGAACTCTGAAGGTAACAGGGCAAAAAGGAGTTTGTATTAAAGTGCATTTTCAAACAGTCATTTTGTACCTGGTGGGGGCAAATCGCTTGCATTCTAGTTGGATCATAATGGCTCGTAGTGCAGTCTACCACAATATCTCATGAATTCTGTTCAAATATTTGTATAGTGTATCTTTCCTCTCACTTCTTTGAAGTAGTCACTGATCTGGCATGATGTGATTGGAAATGATGGTGTGACTTTGATTTCGCTTATCCAATCATGTTCGATCTAGTGATGACCTCAGTGAAGGGAAGAAGCGAAAGTACTGGAATGGGGCCCTGGCCTTGTATTCTGCCATTTAGATCGTAATGAAAATGTTTGTGGACaggggatctgatcctagatcagcactcatgTTCTGAGATGCTTTTTTGAATGTGGGCACTGGCCTCTAACCTTCCCAAAACAGTCAGCTGACTTTTTGACCTTTCACCCTACCCCAAATATTTGTTTGGAGTTGGGTgaaaattttcacctaaaatgacatacccaaacctaactgcctgtagttcaggacctgaagcaaggatatgcatattcttgataccatttgaaaggaaacactttgaagtttgtggaaatgtaaaattaatgtaggagaatataacacattagatctggtaatagataatacaaagaaaaaacatgcgATTTTTTGTagcatcatctttgaaatgcaaaagaaaggccataatgtattattccagcccatgtGCAATTgagatgttggccactagatggcagcagtgtatgtacaaagttttagactgatccaatgaaccattgcattactgttcaaaatgttgtatcaagactgcccaaatgtgcctaattggtttattaataacttttcaagttcataactgtgcagtctttcactgtaatagctactgtaaattggacagtgcagttagattaacaagaatataagctttctgccaatatcagatatgtctatgtcctgggaaatgttcttgttacttacaacctcatgctaatcgcattagcctacattagctcaaccgtcccgaggGGGACCCACTAATCCTGTAgaggacatgaaggtcagtcaatccggaaaatttcaagaactttgaaagtttcttcaagtgcagtcgcaaaaaccatcaagcgctatgatgaaactggctctcatgaggatcgccacatgaaaggaagacccagagttaactctgctgcagatgatgttcattagagttaactgcacctcagattgcagcccaaataattgcttcacagagttcaagtaacagacacatctcaacatcaactgttcacaggagactgtgtgaatcaggccttcatggtcgaattgctgtaaagaaaccactactaaaggacaccaataataagaagagtcttgcttgggccaagaaatacaagcaatggacattagaccagtggaaatctgtcctttggtctgatgagtccaaatttgagatttttggtttcaaccgccatgtctttgtgagatgcagagtaggtgaacggatgatctctgcatgtgtggttcccaccgtgaagcatggaggaggaggtgtgatggtgtggggggtgctttgctagtgacactgtcagtgatttatttagaattcatttagaattcaatcgcatggctaccacagcattctgcagtgatacgccatcccatctggtctgcacttagtgggactataatttgtttttcaaccggaCAATGACCCATGACCtagcttccacaatcacccgacctcaacccaattgagaaggtttgggatgagttggactgcagagtgaaggaaaagcagccaaacaagtgctcagcatatgtgggaactccttcaagaatgttggaaaagcattccaggtgaagctggttgagagaatgccaagagtgtgcaaagctgtcatcaaggcaaatggtggctactttgaagaatctaaattctaaaatatattttgaattgtttaacactttatttggttactacatgattccatatgtgttatttcatagttttgatgtcttcactattattctacaatgtagaaaatagtaaaaataatgaaaaggtCTGAGTAGGTGTGTGtccacttttgactggtactgtcgtTCAAGTTCAGGCTTGTGGAGCTCATTTGAGTATTACCATTTTTTGTAGTTGTGGCTTTTGTCAACCTTCACTTGGGCTTGAAACTGTTTTGGGTTTTCGATATACTCGATTCTATGTTTAAACAGACACTATCCCCGTTTCACGTGTGTAAACCCACACTGCAGTAGGTGATTAGGGATTTATCAACTACCTCTCACAGTCTTaattagacattcatccatgtttctcaaatgtcaaatttcgtAATATTTAAGGTTACATTTAGGCATTAACTCAATTtttttaggttagggttaagtttaggcattaactctgaattctTAATGTTAACTCGCAACCTTTGGAATCCGAGGCAGATGTTTACACCCATCTACAACGCCttagcaaaaccgaaacctacttgaaggtaacagcttCTCACTGTTGCACCTAGTGGCCGATTTCCACTaaatctcccgacgtcctcagacatggatggacgtcaaatactgacttgtatcaagGGTGACCTGGCTGGGATTTATTGTGATACATAGTTAGGATatttttttcacacacacacacacacacacacacgcttgtacTTTACTACTGTCCCTACACACCACTCTGTGGCAGTGAGCCAACTAATTTGCAGCACAGCCGTTTGCACTGTCTGTCAAACCTCAGGGAGATGAAAGAAACCCAGAAACAGCAGCAAGCCTGTCACACTCCTCCTTTCTCCTTCGCTCCTAGACTTTCATTTCTTTCTCCTGCGACCTTTCTAAAACTGCTGATCCTCTGCTTCTTACACCCATCCAATTTCACAATCATCCCATCCTACCACCCACCTCCGACTCTTTCCTGGTCTGACACCCCTCCTATTTTTTTTGTCACCCCTCCACTTTTTCCCGTCTTCCCTGACCTATGTTTTATGCTTTGCGTCCTCTCTTGCTCCTTCCCATTTATTGACTACTATTTTTACGCTCTTATCTATTCTACCTTTTCACCCCTGCCATCCATCTCCCTATTTTTTTCCCTTTATCATTGTCCTCTCTAATTCACTCTCTTTCATATCTCCCGCTCTTACTCTGTCACTCTtaccccatctctccctctccttcctttggcactcaccccatctctctttctccttctctcccttatCCCTCTTTTGGCACTCGCCCTcttttttctccccctctcttttgtTTGTCACTCACCCCCTCTCATTCCCCTTTCCATCAATTGTCAATCCGGAGTCagtccatgtcatttcagcaaacCATGATATCCACCATTTCAGATTGTTCCCCTTG
This genomic stretch from Salvelinus namaycush isolate Seneca chromosome 4, SaNama_1.0, whole genome shotgun sequence harbors:
- the med1 gene encoding mediator of RNA polymerase II transcription subunit 1 codes for the protein MAAVSMQGCSPNPARELTLSTQSGGNQALVDRVKAEEGTEAEKQSRVNALLERLHAKHNASRPWQETSKVVRQAMEKRGQMNAAGHQLLLTCLETLQKALKVSSLPSMTDRLESIARQNMLGSHLSPSGTECYITSDMFYVEVQLDTAGQLVDVKVAHHGENPASCPELIQHLRDKNFEEFSKHLKGLVNLYKLPGDNKLKTKMYLALQSLELDLTKMMHMFRLATNANTVETILHGSVGLLTARSGGHLVSLQCYVSPYDVFEERTGSQLNFTDTNVPRSLGVSVSVTVEGTSSIYKLPIAPLITGSHPVDNKGTPSFSSVTNSNCVDLPASFFLKMNLPMPFSLSFIQRMGNATGIPVFETPPTLSPLYELIVQSQLQEEGGNPLTTPTHAMRFYASLPDQQHCYFLNGDAPVQDGHSLQGTLVSKIPFRHPAQVPALLDVIRHQAAANTLIGSCVKRTFIKDDTPGLLQFEVCPLTDSSFSVSFQHPVNESLVCVVMEVIDSRQVSCKLYKGLSDALICTDDFITKVVQRCMSIPVTMRAIRRKAETIQADTPALSLIAETVEIMVKKNLPPAGSPGYGMGTGVDPTNPMGLPGVGGGNTPTGNSGGGNFAGPITSLFGISRSQSQGGECTPQGGAAGQQQQQQGGQSGDDFSKVTQNPILTSLLQITGAVGTSPTPQNSSSGSQPHQTPPPTSSPATNTKNHPMLMNLLKDNPAQDFAALYGSSPLERQNSSSGSPRTDGMGGTCPGGGTKGKKKRPRGMEKGGVPGAGGGGMGGMNKQQSGSMQPHHHQHQPTEDDFHRELFSMDVDASQNPIFDVNLPGDGLDTPHSITPAPSQCGTPPSGAGVSYHSQSHVQSQQQQQPPPGSSLPRMVRLSSSDSIGADINEILSDLPEQTGKGGSGSHGQHHLGSGEDGGPLGTPHRDSSSSGQGSAVFEADIFNTNSNENPFTNAADLIAEATATTPTSDSSSTNFFPDTVDFNPELLTSSHGFPQAYFDDSSPSADGDLDLVKGFGGSSQQNTPSGTPQNPTPHGQSTPDPSLKDPFDISGIVFGGSGGGGKPLLGQALDLGDSHSSHMGGGQSPLMMAMGGGSSDFKSGEAKAKQQQQGLMRTKDDNGGGSGRSSGMGMTGSSSTEGKQVKRSRTPSSEGKSKDKPPKRKKLEPDGKSPSHSTGGRPYTPPSGGSGSGGSIGGGSKSPGSSGRSQTPPGGATPPIPKITIQIPKGTLSGGKTSSHGGYTSSSSAGGGTGGAGSTSGSKSHHSHSSSSSGKIKSKEGTLGQGISSKPGSVGGGVGGGPPQMKSSSQGMGVGKPGSSPITKHGLSGSGSSGGGVGSGNKMKPQGGKPPGSLMNPNIKPNISPSHSRPSGSDKLSSTMKMQQSQVPGTPPSSKAKSPMGSGGGGLVGSKSSSGGGMGSQKQLGGGGSSSGSSSSTSSSSSSSSGSMPFSGGSQSQYGSSGGGGGGCGGGQGNNANNPNAKGKSPSRNKKPSLTAVIDKLKSVGGGGGPEDEGEPPVGGSGGTGGGGPGGGPPNLGPSKHGMSSQGGEYPIKREKSEKEGKSKVSVSVGSSGDKKLIDPKTGGVSSTGVAKIIISKPDGGSPSIKAKVTLQKPGEGLGESMRPQLSGLKASPLFSGSTPKHDRSSPSHSRSPGYTPLNHDSESESGSSSVAEKSHQNSPSSDDDQAMRPVPPQDYMSSMPLSSGEKHKKHKKEKKKQKERERERDKDREREKKKSSSMSTGNVSHGPMKADSWSRSPILASDTSLSMMGSDRPSRPSPVYMRNEDDDLMDSALTGNL